The following coding sequences lie in one uncultured Mailhella sp. genomic window:
- a CDS encoding TRAP transporter small permease yields the protein MWNFLNARFEELLGAVLLAVMACISFINVIVRYCTNFSFSSSEELTVNLFVWIVLLGTSRAFREGGNFSMNLLYDAMPRPLRKLLYIFGTLCSIAFFAALCWQGYIEVKDEIELEVISESLAIPVWIYTIATPLFSALIIVRILQKLWEDFRSRNY from the coding sequence ATGTGGAACTTTCTGAACGCACGCTTCGAGGAACTGCTCGGAGCCGTACTGCTGGCCGTGATGGCGTGCATATCGTTCATCAACGTGATCGTGCGCTACTGCACCAATTTTTCGTTTTCCTCGTCGGAAGAGCTCACCGTCAACCTCTTCGTGTGGATAGTGCTGCTGGGAACCTCCCGCGCCTTCCGCGAAGGCGGGAACTTCAGCATGAATCTGCTCTACGACGCCATGCCCCGCCCCCTCAGAAAGCTCCTCTACATTTTCGGCACGCTGTGCAGCATCGCGTTCTTCGCCGCCCTCTGCTGGCAGGGATACATTGAAGTCAAGGACGAAATCGAACTCGAAGTGATTTCCGAATCGCTGGCCATTCCGGTCTGGATCTACACCATCGCCACGCCGCTCTTTTCCGCCCTCATCATCGTGCGCATTCTCCAGAAGCTCTGGGAAGACTTCCGTTCCAGAAACTACTAG
- a CDS encoding TRAP transporter large permease, with protein sequence MDTSLFHDPAFWLLVTFIVPLIFRVPIAISLGVSAIFVGWWWDMGIDMLSYNFFAGIAKVPLLAIPFFILAGFIMERAGIAARIVMLVETLVGNMTGGLAVATVGVATFWGAVSGSGPATVAALGLILIPAMVKSGYDKPFAAATVSVTSGLAIVIPPSIAFIVYGGIADVSVPALFAAGFIPGVVVAIFLMASVLITSRKKGYRGKPRSMPVSRALREAFWGVMTPVVILGGIYGGVFTPTEAAAVAIFYGLFVGVFIYRTINKLSILVDVLVESVKATAVIMFVVTCAGLYAWVASTVGLVERGASVLLSLSDNPIVLLLLINVILFIAGMLLDAISIYYVLLPFLLPIMAHFGWDPVWFGVMMTINLALGQVTPPVAVNLYVGAKISNLTMEEITPPVLPMLLASVLALVVIVLFPDITLFLPRLLGM encoded by the coding sequence ATGGATACCTCACTTTTTCACGATCCGGCCTTCTGGCTTCTCGTCACCTTCATCGTTCCGCTCATCTTCCGCGTGCCCATAGCCATCTCTCTCGGCGTTTCCGCCATCTTCGTCGGCTGGTGGTGGGACATGGGCATCGACATGCTCTCCTACAACTTCTTTGCCGGCATCGCCAAGGTGCCGCTGCTCGCCATTCCGTTCTTCATTCTCGCGGGCTTCATCATGGAACGCGCGGGCATCGCGGCCCGCATCGTCATGCTCGTGGAAACCCTCGTCGGCAACATGACCGGCGGCCTCGCCGTCGCCACCGTGGGCGTCGCCACCTTCTGGGGCGCCGTCAGCGGCTCCGGCCCCGCCACCGTGGCCGCCCTCGGCCTCATCCTCATTCCCGCCATGGTCAAGAGCGGCTACGACAAGCCCTTCGCCGCCGCCACCGTGTCCGTCACTTCCGGCCTTGCCATCGTCATTCCGCCGAGCATCGCGTTCATCGTGTACGGCGGCATTGCCGACGTCTCCGTGCCCGCCCTCTTTGCCGCAGGCTTCATTCCCGGCGTGGTGGTCGCCATCTTCCTCATGGCCTCCGTGCTCATCACCTCCAGAAAGAAGGGTTATCGCGGCAAACCGCGCTCCATGCCCGTGTCCAGGGCCCTGCGCGAAGCCTTCTGGGGCGTCATGACCCCGGTCGTCATTCTCGGCGGCATCTACGGCGGCGTGTTCACCCCCACCGAAGCCGCCGCCGTGGCCATCTTCTACGGCCTGTTCGTGGGCGTGTTCATCTACCGCACCATCAACAAGCTCTCCATCCTTGTGGACGTGCTCGTGGAATCCGTGAAGGCCACCGCCGTCATCATGTTCGTGGTCACCTGCGCAGGTCTCTACGCCTGGGTCGCCAGCACCGTGGGACTCGTGGAGCGCGGCGCTTCCGTGCTGCTCTCCCTCTCCGACAACCCCATCGTGCTGCTCCTGCTCATCAACGTGATCCTCTTCATCGCGGGCATGCTGCTCGACGCCATTTCCATCTACTACGTGCTGCTGCCCTTCCTGCTGCCCATCATGGCTCATTTCGGCTGGGATCCCGTGTGGTTCGGCGTCATGATGACCATCAACCTCGCCCTCGGTCAGGTCACGCCGCCCGTGGCCGTGAACCTCTACGTGGGCGCAAAAATCAGCAACCTCACCATGGAAGAAATCACGCCGCCCGTGCTGCCCATGCTCCTTGCGTCCGTGCTGGCCCTCGTGGTCATCGTGCTCTTCCCCGACATCACCCTCTTCCTGCCGCGCCTGCTCGGCATGTAA